From a region of the Odontesthes bonariensis isolate fOdoBon6 chromosome 2, fOdoBon6.hap1, whole genome shotgun sequence genome:
- the ikzf1 gene encoding DNA-binding protein Ikaros isoform X3, whose amino-acid sequence MLGWNEEVQWRGEGLRAQLHGAAAALRPSAHGAGESWKNFILQTQGIAEYLHRMETEEAQEMAQMPARDSPPANEASEEAEEPMAVPEDLSASSAHQQNNRGDKACNIKVEARSDEENGLACDMNGVDEEECAEDLRVVDASGAKVNGSQLSPEAKAFSSAGGIRLPNGKLKCDICGIVCIGPNVLMVHKRSHTGERPFQCSQCGASFTQKGNLLRHIKLHSGEKPFKCHLCSYACRRRDALTGHLRTHSVGKPHKCAYCGRSYKQRSSLEEHKERCHNYLQCMGLQNSIYTGDKRLSDLAYDGGGELIQPHVMDQAINSAISYLGAESLRPLVQTSPASSSDVALSAMYPLHKPLSEGHVGANLSAKDSAAENLLLLSNSKSASSEKDGSPSHSGQDSTDTESNNEDRPGGAATGLIYLTNHITSGVRNGGLPLVKEEQQRQYDAIRASMEMASEGVKVVTADGEQVRAYRCEHCRVLFLDHVMYTIHMGCHGFRDPFECNLCGHRSQDRYEFSSHITRGEHRY is encoded by the exons ATGTTGGGCTGGAACGAGGAAGTGCAGTGGAGAGGGGAGGGACTCAGGGCGCAGCTCCATGGGGCCGCCGCGGCGCTGCGACCTTCTGCACATGGAGCCGGGGAGAGTTGGAAGAACTTCATACTGCAAACTCAAGGAATAGCAG AGTACTTGCACCGCATGGAGACAGAGGAGGCCCAGGAAATGGCCCAGATGCCAG ccagGGACAGCCCCCCTGCCAACGAAGCGTccgaggaggcagaggagcccATGGCCGTCCCCGAGGACCTGTCAGCCAGCTCCGCCCACCAGCAGAACAACCGGGGGGACAAAG CCTGTAATATTAAAGTTGAGGCTCGCAGTGATGAGGAGAATGGGCTGGCCTGTGACATGAATGGCGTGGATGAGGAGGAGTGCGCGGAAGACTTGCGCGTGGTCGATGCCTCGGGGGCCAAGGTGAACGGCTCACAGCTGAGCCCCGAAGCCAAGGCCTTCTCCTCGGCTGGTGGTATCCGGCTGCCCAACGGGAAGCTCAAGTGCGATATCTGTGGGATAGTTTGCATTGGCCCCAATGTGTTGATGGTGCACAAGCGAAGCCACACTG GAGAACGTCCGTTCCAGTGCAGCCAGTGTGGTGCCTCTTTTACCCAGAAGGGCAACCTGCTGCGCCACATAAAGCTCCATTCAGGAGAGAAACCCTTCAAGTGTCACCTGTGCAGCTACGCCTGTCGCAGGAGGGATGCCCTCACTGGCCATCTACGCACCCACTCGG TTGGGAAACCTCACAAGTGCGCATACTGCGGGCGGAGTTATAAGCAGCGCAGCTCTCTTGAGGAGCACAAGGAGCGATGTCACAACTACCTTCAGTGCATGGGATTGCAAAACAGCATCTACACAG GAGACAAACGTCTGTCAGACCTCGCTTACGACGGAGGAGGTGAGCTGATTCAACCCCACGTCATGGACCAGGCGATCAACAGCGCCATCAGCTACTTAGGAGCCGAGTCGCTCCGGCCTCTGGTCCAGACCTCCCCTGCCTCCTCCTCTGATGTGGCTCTTAGTGCCATGTACCCCCTCCACAAGCCGTTGTCAGAGGGCCATGTGGGGGCAAACTTGTCAGCCAAAGACAGTGCTGCTGAGAATCTGCTGCTGCTCTCCAACTCCAAGTCTGCTTCCAGCGAGAAAGACGGCTCGCCCAGCCACAGCGGCCAGGACTCCACGGACACCGAGAGCAACAACGAGGATCGCCCAGGCGGAGCCGCCACCGGTCTCATCTACCTGACCAACCATATCACCTCAGGGGTGAGGAATGGCGGGCTGCCCCTGGTGAAGGAGGAGCAACAGAGGCAGTACGATGCCATCCGGGCCAGCATGGAGATGGCCTCTGAGGGCGTCAAGGTGGTGACAGCAGATGGGGAGCAGGTGAGGGCATACCGGTGCGAACACTGCCGGGTGCTCTTCCTGGACCACGTCATGTATACCATTCACATGGGCTGCCATGGCTTCAGAGACCCCTTCGAGTGCAACCTCTGCGGTCACCGGAGTCAAGATCGATACGAGTTCTCCTCCCACATAACTCGAGGAGAGCATCGCTACTGA
- the ikzf1 gene encoding DNA-binding protein Ikaros isoform X4: MLGWNEEVQWRGEGLRAQLHGAAAALRPSAHGAGESWKNFILQTQGIAEYLHRMETEEAQEMAQMPARDSPPANEASEEAEEPMAVPEDLSASSAHQQNNRGDKACNIKVEARSDEENGLACDMNGVDEEECAEDLRVVDASGAKVNGSQLSPEAKAFSSAGGIRLPNGKLKCDICGIVCIGPNVLMVHKRSHTGERPFQCSQCGASFTQKGNLLRHIKLHSGEKPFKCHLCSYACRRRDALTGHLRTHSVGKPHKCAYCGRSYKQRSSLEEHKERCHNYLQCMGLQNSIYTVVKEESNQNEQREDLSQTGADRALVLDRLANNVAKRDKRLSDLAYDGGGELIQPHVMDQAINSAISYLGAESLRPLVQTSPASSSDVALSAMYPLHKPLSEGHVGANLSAKDSAAENLLLLSNSKSASSEKDGSPSHSGQDSTDTESNNEDRPGGAATGLIYLTNHITSGVRNGGLPLVKEEQQRQYDAIRASMEMASEGVKVVTADGEQVRAYRCEHCRVLFLDHVMYTIHMGCHGFRDPFECNLCGHRSQDRYEFSSHITRGEHRY, from the exons ATGTTGGGCTGGAACGAGGAAGTGCAGTGGAGAGGGGAGGGACTCAGGGCGCAGCTCCATGGGGCCGCCGCGGCGCTGCGACCTTCTGCACATGGAGCCGGGGAGAGTTGGAAGAACTTCATACTGCAAACTCAAGGAATAGCAG AGTACTTGCACCGCATGGAGACAGAGGAGGCCCAGGAAATGGCCCAGATGCCAG ccagGGACAGCCCCCCTGCCAACGAAGCGTccgaggaggcagaggagcccATGGCCGTCCCCGAGGACCTGTCAGCCAGCTCCGCCCACCAGCAGAACAACCGGGGGGACAAAG CCTGTAATATTAAAGTTGAGGCTCGCAGTGATGAGGAGAATGGGCTGGCCTGTGACATGAATGGCGTGGATGAGGAGGAGTGCGCGGAAGACTTGCGCGTGGTCGATGCCTCGGGGGCCAAGGTGAACGGCTCACAGCTGAGCCCCGAAGCCAAGGCCTTCTCCTCGGCTGGTGGTATCCGGCTGCCCAACGGGAAGCTCAAGTGCGATATCTGTGGGATAGTTTGCATTGGCCCCAATGTGTTGATGGTGCACAAGCGAAGCCACACTG GAGAACGTCCGTTCCAGTGCAGCCAGTGTGGTGCCTCTTTTACCCAGAAGGGCAACCTGCTGCGCCACATAAAGCTCCATTCAGGAGAGAAACCCTTCAAGTGTCACCTGTGCAGCTACGCCTGTCGCAGGAGGGATGCCCTCACTGGCCATCTACGCACCCACTCGG TTGGGAAACCTCACAAGTGCGCATACTGCGGGCGGAGTTATAAGCAGCGCAGCTCTCTTGAGGAGCACAAGGAGCGATGTCACAACTACCTTCAGTGCATGGGATTGCAAAACAGCATCTACACAG TAGTAAAGGAAGAAAGCAACCAGAATGAGCAGAGGGAAGACTTAAGCCAGACGGGAGCTGACAGAGCCTTGGTGCTAGACAGACTAGCTAATAATGTAGCTAAAC GAGACAAACGTCTGTCAGACCTCGCTTACGACGGAGGAGGTGAGCTGATTCAACCCCACGTCATGGACCAGGCGATCAACAGCGCCATCAGCTACTTAGGAGCCGAGTCGCTCCGGCCTCTGGTCCAGACCTCCCCTGCCTCCTCCTCTGATGTGGCTCTTAGTGCCATGTACCCCCTCCACAAGCCGTTGTCAGAGGGCCATGTGGGGGCAAACTTGTCAGCCAAAGACAGTGCTGCTGAGAATCTGCTGCTGCTCTCCAACTCCAAGTCTGCTTCCAGCGAGAAAGACGGCTCGCCCAGCCACAGCGGCCAGGACTCCACGGACACCGAGAGCAACAACGAGGATCGCCCAGGCGGAGCCGCCACCGGTCTCATCTACCTGACCAACCATATCACCTCAGGGGTGAGGAATGGCGGGCTGCCCCTGGTGAAGGAGGAGCAACAGAGGCAGTACGATGCCATCCGGGCCAGCATGGAGATGGCCTCTGAGGGCGTCAAGGTGGTGACAGCAGATGGGGAGCAGGTGAGGGCATACCGGTGCGAACACTGCCGGGTGCTCTTCCTGGACCACGTCATGTATACCATTCACATGGGCTGCCATGGCTTCAGAGACCCCTTCGAGTGCAACCTCTGCGGTCACCGGAGTCAAGATCGATACGAGTTCTCCTCCCACATAACTCGAGGAGAGCATCGCTACTGA
- the ikzf1 gene encoding DNA-binding protein Ikaros isoform X2 produces MLGWNEEVQWRGEGLRAQLHGAAAALRPSAHGAGESWKNFILQTQGIAEYLHRMETEEAQEMAQMPARDSPPANEASEEAEEPMAVPEDLSASSAHQQNNRGDKACNIKVEARSDEENGLACDMNGVDEEECAEDLRVVDASGAKVNGSQLSPEAKAFSSAGGIRLPNGKLKCDICGIVCIGPNVLMVHKRSHTGERPFQCSQCGASFTQKGNLLRHIKLHSGEKPFKCHLCSYACRRRDALTGHLRTHSVGKPHKCAYCGRSYKQRSSLEEHKERCHNYLQCMGLQNSIYTVKEESNQNEQREDLSQTGADRALVLDRLANNVAKRKSTMPQKFVGDKRLSDLAYDGGGELIQPHVMDQAINSAISYLGAESLRPLVQTSPASSSDVALSAMYPLHKPLSEGHVGANLSAKDSAAENLLLLSNSKSASSEKDGSPSHSGQDSTDTESNNEDRPGGAATGLIYLTNHITSGVRNGGLPLVKEEQQRQYDAIRASMEMASEGVKVVTADGEQVRAYRCEHCRVLFLDHVMYTIHMGCHGFRDPFECNLCGHRSQDRYEFSSHITRGEHRY; encoded by the exons ATGTTGGGCTGGAACGAGGAAGTGCAGTGGAGAGGGGAGGGACTCAGGGCGCAGCTCCATGGGGCCGCCGCGGCGCTGCGACCTTCTGCACATGGAGCCGGGGAGAGTTGGAAGAACTTCATACTGCAAACTCAAGGAATAGCAG AGTACTTGCACCGCATGGAGACAGAGGAGGCCCAGGAAATGGCCCAGATGCCAG ccagGGACAGCCCCCCTGCCAACGAAGCGTccgaggaggcagaggagcccATGGCCGTCCCCGAGGACCTGTCAGCCAGCTCCGCCCACCAGCAGAACAACCGGGGGGACAAAG CCTGTAATATTAAAGTTGAGGCTCGCAGTGATGAGGAGAATGGGCTGGCCTGTGACATGAATGGCGTGGATGAGGAGGAGTGCGCGGAAGACTTGCGCGTGGTCGATGCCTCGGGGGCCAAGGTGAACGGCTCACAGCTGAGCCCCGAAGCCAAGGCCTTCTCCTCGGCTGGTGGTATCCGGCTGCCCAACGGGAAGCTCAAGTGCGATATCTGTGGGATAGTTTGCATTGGCCCCAATGTGTTGATGGTGCACAAGCGAAGCCACACTG GAGAACGTCCGTTCCAGTGCAGCCAGTGTGGTGCCTCTTTTACCCAGAAGGGCAACCTGCTGCGCCACATAAAGCTCCATTCAGGAGAGAAACCCTTCAAGTGTCACCTGTGCAGCTACGCCTGTCGCAGGAGGGATGCCCTCACTGGCCATCTACGCACCCACTCGG TTGGGAAACCTCACAAGTGCGCATACTGCGGGCGGAGTTATAAGCAGCGCAGCTCTCTTGAGGAGCACAAGGAGCGATGTCACAACTACCTTCAGTGCATGGGATTGCAAAACAGCATCTACACAG TAAAGGAAGAAAGCAACCAGAATGAGCAGAGGGAAGACTTAAGCCAGACGGGAGCTGACAGAGCCTTGGTGCTAGACAGACTAGCTAATAATGTAGCTAAACGTAAGAGCACTATGCCACAGAAGTTTGTGG GAGACAAACGTCTGTCAGACCTCGCTTACGACGGAGGAGGTGAGCTGATTCAACCCCACGTCATGGACCAGGCGATCAACAGCGCCATCAGCTACTTAGGAGCCGAGTCGCTCCGGCCTCTGGTCCAGACCTCCCCTGCCTCCTCCTCTGATGTGGCTCTTAGTGCCATGTACCCCCTCCACAAGCCGTTGTCAGAGGGCCATGTGGGGGCAAACTTGTCAGCCAAAGACAGTGCTGCTGAGAATCTGCTGCTGCTCTCCAACTCCAAGTCTGCTTCCAGCGAGAAAGACGGCTCGCCCAGCCACAGCGGCCAGGACTCCACGGACACCGAGAGCAACAACGAGGATCGCCCAGGCGGAGCCGCCACCGGTCTCATCTACCTGACCAACCATATCACCTCAGGGGTGAGGAATGGCGGGCTGCCCCTGGTGAAGGAGGAGCAACAGAGGCAGTACGATGCCATCCGGGCCAGCATGGAGATGGCCTCTGAGGGCGTCAAGGTGGTGACAGCAGATGGGGAGCAGGTGAGGGCATACCGGTGCGAACACTGCCGGGTGCTCTTCCTGGACCACGTCATGTATACCATTCACATGGGCTGCCATGGCTTCAGAGACCCCTTCGAGTGCAACCTCTGCGGTCACCGGAGTCAAGATCGATACGAGTTCTCCTCCCACATAACTCGAGGAGAGCATCGCTACTGA
- the ikzf1 gene encoding DNA-binding protein Ikaros isoform X5, translated as MLGWNEEVQWRGEGLRAQLHGAAAALRPSAHGAGESWKNFILQTQGIAEYLHRMETEEAQEMAQMPARDSPPANEASEEAEEPMAVPEDLSASSAHQQNNRGDKGERPFQCSQCGASFTQKGNLLRHIKLHSGEKPFKCHLCSYACRRRDALTGHLRTHSVGKPHKCAYCGRSYKQRSSLEEHKERCHNYLQCMGLQNSIYTVVKEESNQNEQREDLSQTGADRALVLDRLANNVAKRKSTMPQKFVGDKRLSDLAYDGGGELIQPHVMDQAINSAISYLGAESLRPLVQTSPASSSDVALSAMYPLHKPLSEGHVGANLSAKDSAAENLLLLSNSKSASSEKDGSPSHSGQDSTDTESNNEDRPGGAATGLIYLTNHITSGVRNGGLPLVKEEQQRQYDAIRASMEMASEGVKVVTADGEQVRAYRCEHCRVLFLDHVMYTIHMGCHGFRDPFECNLCGHRSQDRYEFSSHITRGEHRY; from the exons ATGTTGGGCTGGAACGAGGAAGTGCAGTGGAGAGGGGAGGGACTCAGGGCGCAGCTCCATGGGGCCGCCGCGGCGCTGCGACCTTCTGCACATGGAGCCGGGGAGAGTTGGAAGAACTTCATACTGCAAACTCAAGGAATAGCAG AGTACTTGCACCGCATGGAGACAGAGGAGGCCCAGGAAATGGCCCAGATGCCAG ccagGGACAGCCCCCCTGCCAACGAAGCGTccgaggaggcagaggagcccATGGCCGTCCCCGAGGACCTGTCAGCCAGCTCCGCCCACCAGCAGAACAACCGGGGGGACAAAG GAGAACGTCCGTTCCAGTGCAGCCAGTGTGGTGCCTCTTTTACCCAGAAGGGCAACCTGCTGCGCCACATAAAGCTCCATTCAGGAGAGAAACCCTTCAAGTGTCACCTGTGCAGCTACGCCTGTCGCAGGAGGGATGCCCTCACTGGCCATCTACGCACCCACTCGG TTGGGAAACCTCACAAGTGCGCATACTGCGGGCGGAGTTATAAGCAGCGCAGCTCTCTTGAGGAGCACAAGGAGCGATGTCACAACTACCTTCAGTGCATGGGATTGCAAAACAGCATCTACACAG TAGTAAAGGAAGAAAGCAACCAGAATGAGCAGAGGGAAGACTTAAGCCAGACGGGAGCTGACAGAGCCTTGGTGCTAGACAGACTAGCTAATAATGTAGCTAAACGTAAGAGCACTATGCCACAGAAGTTTGTGG GAGACAAACGTCTGTCAGACCTCGCTTACGACGGAGGAGGTGAGCTGATTCAACCCCACGTCATGGACCAGGCGATCAACAGCGCCATCAGCTACTTAGGAGCCGAGTCGCTCCGGCCTCTGGTCCAGACCTCCCCTGCCTCCTCCTCTGATGTGGCTCTTAGTGCCATGTACCCCCTCCACAAGCCGTTGTCAGAGGGCCATGTGGGGGCAAACTTGTCAGCCAAAGACAGTGCTGCTGAGAATCTGCTGCTGCTCTCCAACTCCAAGTCTGCTTCCAGCGAGAAAGACGGCTCGCCCAGCCACAGCGGCCAGGACTCCACGGACACCGAGAGCAACAACGAGGATCGCCCAGGCGGAGCCGCCACCGGTCTCATCTACCTGACCAACCATATCACCTCAGGGGTGAGGAATGGCGGGCTGCCCCTGGTGAAGGAGGAGCAACAGAGGCAGTACGATGCCATCCGGGCCAGCATGGAGATGGCCTCTGAGGGCGTCAAGGTGGTGACAGCAGATGGGGAGCAGGTGAGGGCATACCGGTGCGAACACTGCCGGGTGCTCTTCCTGGACCACGTCATGTATACCATTCACATGGGCTGCCATGGCTTCAGAGACCCCTTCGAGTGCAACCTCTGCGGTCACCGGAGTCAAGATCGATACGAGTTCTCCTCCCACATAACTCGAGGAGAGCATCGCTACTGA
- the ikzf1 gene encoding DNA-binding protein Ikaros isoform X6, translated as MLGWNEEVQWRGEGLRAQLHGAAAALRPSAHGAGESWKNFILQTQGIAEYLHRMETEEAQEMAQMPARDSPPANEASEEAEEPMAVPEDLSASSAHQQNNRGDKGERPFQCSQCGASFTQKGNLLRHIKLHSGEKPFKCHLCSYACRRRDALTGHLRTHSVGKPHKCAYCGRSYKQRSSLEEHKERCHNYLQCMGLQNSIYTVKEESNQNEQREDLSQTGADRALVLDRLANNVAKRKSTMPQKFVGDKRLSDLAYDGGGELIQPHVMDQAINSAISYLGAESLRPLVQTSPASSSDVALSAMYPLHKPLSEGHVGANLSAKDSAAENLLLLSNSKSASSEKDGSPSHSGQDSTDTESNNEDRPGGAATGLIYLTNHITSGVRNGGLPLVKEEQQRQYDAIRASMEMASEGVKVVTADGEQVRAYRCEHCRVLFLDHVMYTIHMGCHGFRDPFECNLCGHRSQDRYEFSSHITRGEHRY; from the exons ATGTTGGGCTGGAACGAGGAAGTGCAGTGGAGAGGGGAGGGACTCAGGGCGCAGCTCCATGGGGCCGCCGCGGCGCTGCGACCTTCTGCACATGGAGCCGGGGAGAGTTGGAAGAACTTCATACTGCAAACTCAAGGAATAGCAG AGTACTTGCACCGCATGGAGACAGAGGAGGCCCAGGAAATGGCCCAGATGCCAG ccagGGACAGCCCCCCTGCCAACGAAGCGTccgaggaggcagaggagcccATGGCCGTCCCCGAGGACCTGTCAGCCAGCTCCGCCCACCAGCAGAACAACCGGGGGGACAAAG GAGAACGTCCGTTCCAGTGCAGCCAGTGTGGTGCCTCTTTTACCCAGAAGGGCAACCTGCTGCGCCACATAAAGCTCCATTCAGGAGAGAAACCCTTCAAGTGTCACCTGTGCAGCTACGCCTGTCGCAGGAGGGATGCCCTCACTGGCCATCTACGCACCCACTCGG TTGGGAAACCTCACAAGTGCGCATACTGCGGGCGGAGTTATAAGCAGCGCAGCTCTCTTGAGGAGCACAAGGAGCGATGTCACAACTACCTTCAGTGCATGGGATTGCAAAACAGCATCTACACAG TAAAGGAAGAAAGCAACCAGAATGAGCAGAGGGAAGACTTAAGCCAGACGGGAGCTGACAGAGCCTTGGTGCTAGACAGACTAGCTAATAATGTAGCTAAACGTAAGAGCACTATGCCACAGAAGTTTGTGG GAGACAAACGTCTGTCAGACCTCGCTTACGACGGAGGAGGTGAGCTGATTCAACCCCACGTCATGGACCAGGCGATCAACAGCGCCATCAGCTACTTAGGAGCCGAGTCGCTCCGGCCTCTGGTCCAGACCTCCCCTGCCTCCTCCTCTGATGTGGCTCTTAGTGCCATGTACCCCCTCCACAAGCCGTTGTCAGAGGGCCATGTGGGGGCAAACTTGTCAGCCAAAGACAGTGCTGCTGAGAATCTGCTGCTGCTCTCCAACTCCAAGTCTGCTTCCAGCGAGAAAGACGGCTCGCCCAGCCACAGCGGCCAGGACTCCACGGACACCGAGAGCAACAACGAGGATCGCCCAGGCGGAGCCGCCACCGGTCTCATCTACCTGACCAACCATATCACCTCAGGGGTGAGGAATGGCGGGCTGCCCCTGGTGAAGGAGGAGCAACAGAGGCAGTACGATGCCATCCGGGCCAGCATGGAGATGGCCTCTGAGGGCGTCAAGGTGGTGACAGCAGATGGGGAGCAGGTGAGGGCATACCGGTGCGAACACTGCCGGGTGCTCTTCCTGGACCACGTCATGTATACCATTCACATGGGCTGCCATGGCTTCAGAGACCCCTTCGAGTGCAACCTCTGCGGTCACCGGAGTCAAGATCGATACGAGTTCTCCTCCCACATAACTCGAGGAGAGCATCGCTACTGA
- the ikzf1 gene encoding DNA-binding protein Ikaros isoform X1, with protein sequence MLGWNEEVQWRGEGLRAQLHGAAAALRPSAHGAGESWKNFILQTQGIAEYLHRMETEEAQEMAQMPARDSPPANEASEEAEEPMAVPEDLSASSAHQQNNRGDKACNIKVEARSDEENGLACDMNGVDEEECAEDLRVVDASGAKVNGSQLSPEAKAFSSAGGIRLPNGKLKCDICGIVCIGPNVLMVHKRSHTGERPFQCSQCGASFTQKGNLLRHIKLHSGEKPFKCHLCSYACRRRDALTGHLRTHSVGKPHKCAYCGRSYKQRSSLEEHKERCHNYLQCMGLQNSIYTVVKEESNQNEQREDLSQTGADRALVLDRLANNVAKRKSTMPQKFVGDKRLSDLAYDGGGELIQPHVMDQAINSAISYLGAESLRPLVQTSPASSSDVALSAMYPLHKPLSEGHVGANLSAKDSAAENLLLLSNSKSASSEKDGSPSHSGQDSTDTESNNEDRPGGAATGLIYLTNHITSGVRNGGLPLVKEEQQRQYDAIRASMEMASEGVKVVTADGEQVRAYRCEHCRVLFLDHVMYTIHMGCHGFRDPFECNLCGHRSQDRYEFSSHITRGEHRY encoded by the exons ATGTTGGGCTGGAACGAGGAAGTGCAGTGGAGAGGGGAGGGACTCAGGGCGCAGCTCCATGGGGCCGCCGCGGCGCTGCGACCTTCTGCACATGGAGCCGGGGAGAGTTGGAAGAACTTCATACTGCAAACTCAAGGAATAGCAG AGTACTTGCACCGCATGGAGACAGAGGAGGCCCAGGAAATGGCCCAGATGCCAG ccagGGACAGCCCCCCTGCCAACGAAGCGTccgaggaggcagaggagcccATGGCCGTCCCCGAGGACCTGTCAGCCAGCTCCGCCCACCAGCAGAACAACCGGGGGGACAAAG CCTGTAATATTAAAGTTGAGGCTCGCAGTGATGAGGAGAATGGGCTGGCCTGTGACATGAATGGCGTGGATGAGGAGGAGTGCGCGGAAGACTTGCGCGTGGTCGATGCCTCGGGGGCCAAGGTGAACGGCTCACAGCTGAGCCCCGAAGCCAAGGCCTTCTCCTCGGCTGGTGGTATCCGGCTGCCCAACGGGAAGCTCAAGTGCGATATCTGTGGGATAGTTTGCATTGGCCCCAATGTGTTGATGGTGCACAAGCGAAGCCACACTG GAGAACGTCCGTTCCAGTGCAGCCAGTGTGGTGCCTCTTTTACCCAGAAGGGCAACCTGCTGCGCCACATAAAGCTCCATTCAGGAGAGAAACCCTTCAAGTGTCACCTGTGCAGCTACGCCTGTCGCAGGAGGGATGCCCTCACTGGCCATCTACGCACCCACTCGG TTGGGAAACCTCACAAGTGCGCATACTGCGGGCGGAGTTATAAGCAGCGCAGCTCTCTTGAGGAGCACAAGGAGCGATGTCACAACTACCTTCAGTGCATGGGATTGCAAAACAGCATCTACACAG TAGTAAAGGAAGAAAGCAACCAGAATGAGCAGAGGGAAGACTTAAGCCAGACGGGAGCTGACAGAGCCTTGGTGCTAGACAGACTAGCTAATAATGTAGCTAAACGTAAGAGCACTATGCCACAGAAGTTTGTGG GAGACAAACGTCTGTCAGACCTCGCTTACGACGGAGGAGGTGAGCTGATTCAACCCCACGTCATGGACCAGGCGATCAACAGCGCCATCAGCTACTTAGGAGCCGAGTCGCTCCGGCCTCTGGTCCAGACCTCCCCTGCCTCCTCCTCTGATGTGGCTCTTAGTGCCATGTACCCCCTCCACAAGCCGTTGTCAGAGGGCCATGTGGGGGCAAACTTGTCAGCCAAAGACAGTGCTGCTGAGAATCTGCTGCTGCTCTCCAACTCCAAGTCTGCTTCCAGCGAGAAAGACGGCTCGCCCAGCCACAGCGGCCAGGACTCCACGGACACCGAGAGCAACAACGAGGATCGCCCAGGCGGAGCCGCCACCGGTCTCATCTACCTGACCAACCATATCACCTCAGGGGTGAGGAATGGCGGGCTGCCCCTGGTGAAGGAGGAGCAACAGAGGCAGTACGATGCCATCCGGGCCAGCATGGAGATGGCCTCTGAGGGCGTCAAGGTGGTGACAGCAGATGGGGAGCAGGTGAGGGCATACCGGTGCGAACACTGCCGGGTGCTCTTCCTGGACCACGTCATGTATACCATTCACATGGGCTGCCATGGCTTCAGAGACCCCTTCGAGTGCAACCTCTGCGGTCACCGGAGTCAAGATCGATACGAGTTCTCCTCCCACATAACTCGAGGAGAGCATCGCTACTGA